A region from the Lycium barbarum isolate Lr01 chromosome 8, ASM1917538v2, whole genome shotgun sequence genome encodes:
- the LOC132607413 gene encoding zeatin O-glucosyltransferase-like, producing MASNLHFCNNNQKSQKVVVVMVPFPAQGHLNQLLQLSCLIASYNIQVHYVSTKTHNLQAKLRVHCFDSISKIHFHEFSTPNFISPSPNPNSQIKFPSHLQPSFEASSHLRKPVKKLLQTLSSKNRRVIIINDSLMGSVVQDFVSLPNAEAYTFHSVSAFTLFLFIWEKKNRPFPIDAEMLNELPTLEGCFSPEFERFMKIEYDSMKFNSGKIYNTCRVIESPFLDLLSKELIDNNKKQWALGPFNPLTFPKKGTNTRSHNCLLWLDKQEPKSVLYVSFGTTTSFSDEQFEEMAIGLEQSQQKFVWVLRDADKGNVFTKDSRKFKLPKGFEERVKERGILVRDWAPQLEILGHVSTGGFLSHCGWNSCIESISMGVPIAAWPMHSDQPRNTVLITKILKIGLLVRDWAHRNELVKSNIVKKCVEKLMASKEGDEMRDGAKNLSVAIRKSVGEGGVKRMELDSFISHITRY from the coding sequence ATGGCTTCCAATCTCCATTTTTGCAACAATAACCAAAAGAGTCAAAAAGTTGTAGTAGTAATGGTCCCTTTTCCAGCACAAGGCCATCTTAATCAACTTCTTCAACTCTCTTGCCTCATAGCATCTTACAACATACAAGTCCATTATGTAAGCACAAAAACACATAATCTTCAAGCAAAACTTAGAGTTCATTGCTTTGACTCTATTTCCAAAATTCATTTCCATGAATTTTCTACTCCAAATTTCATCTCTCCCTCTCCAAATCCAAATTCTCAAATTAAATTCCCATCCCATCTTCAGCCTTCATTTGAAGCATCCTCTCATCTAAGAAAGCCTGTGAAAAAACTTCTTCAAACTCTTTCGTCCAAAAATCGGAGAGTCATTATAATAAATGACTCTTTAATGGGATCAGTGGTTCAAGATTTTGTGTCATTACCAAATGCAGAGGCTTACACTTTCCACAGTGTGTCAGCTTTTactcttttcttgttcatatggGAGAAAAAAAACAGGCCTTTTCCGATCGACGCAGAAATGTTGAATGAACTTCCTACCCTCGAGGGTTGTTTTAGTCCTGAATTCGAGAGATTTATGAAAATAGAATATGACTCTATGAAGTTTAACTCGGGCAAGATTTATAACACATGCAGAGTCATAGAAAGTCCTTTTCTTGACTTGCTGTCAAAAGAACTGATCGATAACAACAAGAAACAATGGGCTCTTGGCCCGTTTAACCCTTTGACATTTCCCAAAAAAGGGACCAATACCAGAAGCCACAATTGCTTACTTTGGCTCGATAAACAAGAACCAAAGTCGGTGCTATACGTGTCCTTTGGTACCACAACTTCGTTTTCTGACGAACAATTCGAGGAAATGGCGATTGGTTTAGAACAGAGCCAGCAAAAGTTTGTTTGGGTGTTGAGAGACGCCGATAAAGGGAATGTTTTCACCAAAGATTCAAGAAAGTTCAAATTGCCAAAAGGGTTCGAGGAGAGAGTTAAAGAAAGGGGAATTTTGGTAAGAGATTGGGCACCGCAATTGGAAATATTGGGACACGTGTCAACAGGTGGATTCTTGAGTCACTGTGGATGGAATTCGTGCATAGAGAGTATATCAATGGGAGTGCCAATAGCTGCATGGCCAATGCATTCTGATCAACCAAGAAACACAGTGCTAATAACAAAGATTCTTAAAATTGGTCTTCTTGTTAGAGATTGGGCTCATAGAAATGAATTGGTAAAATCAAATATAGTGAAGAAATGTGTGGAGAAGTTAATGGCATCAAAAGAAGGAGATGAGATGAGGGACGGAGCAAAAAATTTAAGTGTAGCCATTAGAAAGTCAGTGGGAGAGGGTGGAGTTAAACGCATGGAATTGGATTCATTCATTTCTCATATTACAAGATACTAG